In the bacterium genome, one interval contains:
- a CDS encoding glycosyltransferase family protein: MRILYGTQGTGNGHLSRTHAIVPLLRKAGVEVELIISGTSSEGLTRGAPELEPYRAFHGLSYVRHEGRVDLGKTIEIFKPIELAEDFAEIQGAYDLVVSDFEPLTAWWGLSHEVPVIGIAHNYAFQGRAPRPLLIDPMIEVVFHYYAPADIPLGSHWQRTNETVIPPIIRKVILAAEAEDGDHVLVYLPSFTDETLDRLFGHKALASYRFVAYPRRSGRDVRARNLTAKPFSGEGFVEDLRTARAVITSAGFTLLSECLHLGKPLYVVPEGGQYEQKCNAEALKKWNLGAAATELVPEEIALWLEARRMVRKPWPDVARAFVDWVAAGRPENPLDFSARLWEETRRLAAGKV, encoded by the coding sequence ATGAGGATACTATACGGCACGCAGGGCACCGGCAACGGCCACCTCTCGCGGACGCACGCCATCGTCCCACTGCTGCGGAAGGCCGGCGTCGAGGTGGAGCTCATCATATCGGGGACGTCGAGCGAGGGCCTTACAAGGGGCGCGCCGGAGCTCGAGCCCTACCGCGCCTTCCACGGCCTGAGCTACGTTCGCCACGAAGGCCGCGTAGACCTGGGCAAGACCATCGAGATTTTCAAACCGATCGAGCTGGCCGAGGACTTCGCCGAGATACAGGGCGCGTACGACCTCGTCGTCTCCGACTTCGAGCCGCTCACGGCGTGGTGGGGCCTGTCGCACGAGGTCCCGGTAATCGGTATTGCGCACAACTACGCGTTCCAGGGGCGGGCGCCGAGGCCGCTGTTGATCGACCCCATGATCGAGGTCGTCTTCCACTACTACGCGCCCGCCGACATCCCCCTCGGCTCCCACTGGCAGCGCACCAACGAAACGGTCATCCCGCCCATAATTCGCAAGGTGATATTGGCCGCCGAGGCCGAGGACGGCGACCACGTCCTAGTTTACCTGCCCAGCTTCACCGACGAGACGCTGGACCGGCTCTTCGGTCATAAGGCGCTCGCGTCGTACCGCTTCGTCGCGTACCCGCGCCGCTCGGGGCGCGACGTCCGCGCGCGTAACCTGACGGCGAAGCCGTTCTCGGGGGAGGGCTTCGTCGAGGACTTGCGGACGGCCCGGGCGGTCATCACGAGCGCCGGGTTCACGCTCCTCTCGGAGTGCCTGCACCTCGGCAAGCCGCTCTACGTCGTCCCGGAGGGGGGCCAGTACGAGCAGAAGTGCAACGCCGAGGCGCTGAAGAAGTGGAACCTGGGCGCGGCGGCGACGGAGCTCGTGCCGGAGGAAATCGCCCTTTGGCTCGAGGCGCGGCGGATGGTCCGCAAGCCCTGGCCGGACGTCGCCCGGGCCTTCGTGGACTGGGTGGCCGCGGGTCGCCCCGAAAACCCCCTCGACTTCTCGGCCCGCCTGTGGGAGGAGACGCGGCGGCTGGCGGCGGGGAAGGTATGA
- a CDS encoding ATP-dependent helicase yields the protein MAITPKQELNALKEQWEAANEQARFALLVAGPGTGKTNTITHRVFVALSNETETSKIYVVTFTNAACKELKDRIFKNCSGYFEDPTISALKVSTLHSLGLKTLRRAGQLIEYPGEPIVADEWEQKNIFDGEVAARMGMGGTTRVKHIRKAYDAMWQTNISDTPDEYEITEDEKERFVRIHDYLSRFYSFVLPGEIIYRCVDAYNNGRIPAARLPVIEDLIVDEFQDLNKCDHDFIRILSAHGAKLFVAGDDDQSIYGFRYAYPRGIIHFQDTYQGGEIKELTSCFRCTPNILVPALNLIVNNSDRYDKNIRSLYTDAEPPVPGYIHTWFFSSPTREYAAIARSCKRLIECGMEGRENEILILITKKKNRTIQLNFLERHLELEEVPYDRPTVIDYTDDFGIRAIYALLRIIKSYEKEKHDYLAHRTLLQLLSGVGIKTIINIGNKCAENVFDFINLFYNPEPPAWLDTVATKAISRAKSILDYISTWSMEDPLFERAEDIHAFLTELLFTRIRRTYDPVEKWGSLYSGFPEAMTLGDLLDFFTADTESDQLAILEAVSSRLVLPEPPVSDNNIKKVKIMTMHGAKGLSGSVVFIPSVEEGLIPSFRSLSSPVELEEQRRLFYVSLTRARAACILSHCFRHCGGAKAITGDASCTEVRLERSRFLNEAGLESERRTSGLSTFEAERLIESINYLF from the coding sequence ATGGCTATTACGCCAAAGCAAGAACTTAACGCGTTAAAAGAACAATGGGAAGCCGCTAACGAACAGGCAAGGTTCGCACTTCTTGTAGCCGGACCGGGAACTGGAAAAACCAATACTATTACCCATAGAGTATTCGTTGCGTTAAGCAATGAAACCGAAACCAGTAAAATTTATGTTGTAACATTCACTAATGCAGCTTGTAAGGAATTGAAAGATAGGATATTTAAGAATTGTAGCGGTTATTTCGAAGACCCGACTATAAGCGCCTTAAAAGTATCAACGTTGCATTCGTTAGGGTTGAAAACTTTACGTAGGGCGGGCCAATTGATAGAATACCCCGGCGAACCTATAGTAGCCGACGAATGGGAACAAAAGAATATATTCGACGGCGAGGTTGCAGCGAGGATGGGGATGGGGGGAACTACTAGGGTTAAACATATACGAAAAGCTTACGACGCGATGTGGCAAACTAATATTAGCGATACACCCGACGAATACGAAATTACCGAAGACGAAAAAGAGCGTTTTGTACGAATACATGATTATTTGAGCCGTTTTTATTCTTTCGTTTTACCAGGAGAAATTATTTATAGATGCGTTGATGCTTATAATAATGGGAGAATTCCAGCGGCAAGACTACCGGTAATAGAAGATTTAATAGTAGACGAATTCCAAGATTTAAATAAATGTGACCACGATTTCATAAGGATTTTAAGCGCCCATGGCGCCAAATTATTTGTAGCCGGCGACGACGACCAGAGTATATACGGCTTTAGATACGCATATCCAAGGGGGATTATCCATTTTCAAGATACCTATCAGGGAGGCGAAATAAAAGAATTGACGTCTTGTTTCCGATGCACTCCGAACATACTTGTACCGGCCTTAAACTTAATCGTAAACAATTCGGATCGATATGACAAAAATATTCGGTCTTTGTACACTGACGCCGAACCCCCGGTCCCGGGTTATATCCACACTTGGTTTTTCTCTTCGCCCACAAGGGAGTATGCAGCAATAGCGAGGTCTTGTAAAAGGCTTATTGAGTGCGGGATGGAAGGCCGAGAGAACGAAATATTGATATTAATAACAAAAAAGAAGAATAGGACTATACAACTAAATTTCCTTGAACGCCACCTCGAGTTAGAAGAAGTACCATACGACCGCCCTACAGTTATCGACTATACCGATGATTTCGGGATTCGTGCAATATACGCTTTGCTCCGGATTATTAAATCGTATGAAAAAGAAAAACATGATTATTTAGCCCACCGTACATTACTTCAGCTCCTCTCCGGGGTCGGTATTAAAACAATTATTAATATCGGTAACAAATGCGCAGAAAACGTTTTCGATTTTATCAACCTATTCTATAATCCTGAACCGCCCGCTTGGTTAGATACCGTAGCCACAAAGGCGATTTCGAGGGCAAAAAGTATATTAGATTACATATCTACTTGGTCGATGGAAGACCCGTTATTCGAAAGAGCCGAAGATATCCATGCGTTTTTAACCGAATTATTATTCACCCGAATACGCCGTACTTATGATCCCGTTGAGAAGTGGGGTTCTTTGTATTCGGGTTTCCCTGAAGCGATGACGCTGGGAGATTTGCTTGATTTTTTTACTGCCGATACTGAGTCTGACCAGTTGGCTATTTTAGAAGCCGTTAGTAGTAGACTAGTGCTTCCGGAACCTCCCGTTTCCGACAATAATATAAAAAAAGTAAAAATTATGACGATGCACGGGGCTAAAGGCCTTAGTGGCAGCGTCGTTTTTATACCTTCCGTCGAAGAAGGCCTCATCCCTTCGTTCCGGTCGTTGTCATCCCCCGTCGAATTGGAGGAACAACGTAGGTTATTTTACGTATCTCTAACGCGTGCCAGAGCCGCGTGTATTCTTAGCCACTGCTTTAGACATTGCGGCGGAGCGAAGGCTATTACCGGGGACGCTTCGTGTACAGAAGTCCGGTTAGAAAGGTCGCGTTTCCTAAATGAAGCAGGTCTCGAAAGTGAACGAAGAACGTCGGGTTTGTCGACTTTCGAAGCAGAAAGATTAATCGAAAGTATCAACTACCTCTTTTAA